The Gossypium arboreum isolate Shixiya-1 chromosome 6, ASM2569848v2, whole genome shotgun sequence DNA window GGTTTGATTTCATTGGAGTTATTAGATGTAGATGAAGAGTAGAAGGAATGAACACTGGTTGAATTTTGGGTCTGGCTTCTACTTGAACTGTGATCTTCCTTCTGTTGCTGCAGATCTCTCATGGCCTTGAACCTTAAAGCTTCAGTAAAGCTGCTTGGTTCTGGTATTGAGTCAGGAACCCTCATTCGCCCTTCAAGCATGTTTACCACCTCGGACATTGTAGGCCTAAGTGATGCAGATGCATTTGTGCAGAACAGAGCTACTTTAACCATGAGTTGCACTTCTTCTTTTTTGACTTCGGACCTTAACCTCTCATCAAGAAGTGCTATAAAGTTTCCCGATTGTTGCAAATGGCATGCCTGCAATACAGAATAATATCCGGATATTTGGTGTTACATTCCAGTATAGAAGAAATCTGCAAACTAGTACACAAAGTGGTCCATCAAAAGAAGAAAGAAGGCAAGTACCCAATCCAAGAGACAAACAAACTTTTCGCTTGGCATGAAGTTATTGGTGTTCTTCCCACTAACGAGTTCCATTGTTAGAACTCCGAAACTATATACATCTGCTTTGTGTGTCAGGTGGCCCCATAATGCATATTCTGGTGCCATATATCCTCTGCACAATAAAATTGTGATGTTTTATGCAAAGCACGGTTTCTACGCAAGTCACTTAGTAGACATAAAGAGGAGGAAGTTTGTTGACTACCAAAAATTAGGGAACTCACATGGTTCCAGCAACTCGGGTGGTGATGTGGGTCTTCTCCTCTTCATCGAGCCTAGCCAATCCAAAGTCTGATATTTTAGGGTTTAAGTCACTATCGAGAAGCACATTAGTAGCTTTAATGTCTCTGTGAACAATCTTGAGTCTTGATTCTTCATGCAGAAAAGCCAGACCTTTAGCTATACCAATACAGATCCGAAGCCTCGTAGGCCAGTCTAGTTCAAGCTGATTATTTTCTGAACCTACATATCATGCCAAGAAGGTATAACTTGTATTAAATTTTATCCATGTGAAACACGACATTAGTTAATAATGTCTTAATTCTTTAATAGTTACAAAGAGTGAAAAAAAGGATGAGAGCATGATGCAGGACTCACCAAACAAAGCACGAGCAAGGCTATTGTTTTCCATGTACTCATACACCAGTAGCAATTGATCCCCTTCAACACAAAATCCATGAAGCTTGACAAGATTCGGGTGTTGTAAACACGATATCATCCCAATCTCATTCAGAAATTCACAATTTCCTTGCCGTGATTTAGAGGACAGCTGCTTTACTGCAATCCTGGTTCCATCAGATAACTGACCCTGAATCCCGAACTTTATTAGAATAAAGTAAATATTAGTAATAACAGGATCGTCATATAGCATTTAGCTAGGCACCTTGAACACGGGACCAAAACCTCCTTCTCCAATCTTGTTAGCAGGATCAAAGTCATCAGTGGCAACTTTAATCTGTTTCAAAGTGAAATTCCCCAATGACGAGTCTTCTTTGGTATCTGTCCAAAAAAAAGTTCCTTCTTATCTACACATGTATTGACTACAAAAAGAACTTCCTTTCGACTTTCAGTTGCTTACTATCTAATTCTATCATTTTCATGACAGGTAATTTAATTGCATCATTGACGAAAAAGCTACACTAAATCGAACGGATGAAGGACCTTGCTATTGCACTCACTGTTCCTGCAATTGATTTATTTAAAAGGAAACGGGGAAAAGGTGGAATAACTCCACTTAACTGGGAAATATACAAGAGAGTTCGACCAGCAGAAATGTAGAAAGTCTGTAAATGCAAAGAATTAATTTCTAAATAACACATCACCAACAGAATTAGAGGATGTACACTCCACTTAACTGGGAAATATAAAAGAGAGTTCGACCAGCAGAAATGTAGAAAGTCTGTAAATGCAAAGAATTAATTTCTAAATAACACATCACCAACAGAATTAGAGGATGTACCTTCTTTCCACCAATATTTCACAAGCAAATGGCCTTTCCACCAAAGAATTCCAAGTGTGAAGAGGACAAGGCATGATCCTAGAACCCCAACAACAATGGCATATGAAGATCCattgttttttctttttgagCAAGGTTTAGAATCTGCCCAACACAGCAATGTTAATTAATAACGCAGAACGGAAAAAAGGCCTAGCAGAAATCTTTTAAAGAAAGTTTGTGTTCATTTATGTTTTTCAGGGAATGGGGTCTCAAATTAAAAAATGCAAGTGCTGAAGGGGCGAGGAAAGACTATACAAGCAGGTATACCAGATATTACAGAAATAGCTGATACAAGTGGCCCATAGGCACTTCTTTGAGGAATCCTTGTTGTTCCTTTGCCATCCCAGAAGAATCGAATCTCCAAGAAATTAGTTGTCACACTTACATTTGAAATTTGTTTAACTAAAGGCTTTAGTGAACCCTTTGCCTCTGATTCAATATTGAAGTCTTTCCACACTAATTTTTCCTGTGACGATTGAGGTTAATGTACCCACAATTTActccaaaaaaggaaaaaaaaaaaaaaaaaaaaaaaagggtcttCATAAGCATGTTTAACTGATCACCTGAACATAAATGTCAAATATGCGCCTACCAAGGCTGTTATATGCTTCATCTGGAGTAAACTGTAACTCTGCAAAATTGAAAGTTATGGTGTAATTTCCATTCTCTAAGCAATAATGGAAATAAGTGAGCGATATTGGAGCTCTGCGAGCTGTTGTGTACAGTTCTGAGATGTTTGACAATGGCTTTGATACGGTGTAACGTGTATTTTGGAAATCATTGTCATCCATGAAGTCTCCAGTGCTACTAAATCCCCAATAACTATCttctttaatataatattttgctGCACCACCTTCAACATCACCATCTCCTTCATATAATATGTTTGTTTTATGTTCCTTGATCCTTGTGCCCTTTCCACCACAATTAACATGTAAACAATTTGAATCTGCTACAAAGCAAATAATCAgtattaaagaaagaaataaggtaagtaatatATTTAAGGAATACAACATAAAGCCATTCTTTTACAGCTATGGTACTGTCATGAAATTTTGTACCAAACTCAGCACCATTGTGAATCTTTAATCTGATTGTTCCATAAATACATTGCTCCTTGGTGAATATGAACTTGGACTAATCAATTATCTATTAGTTTATTTTACTGTGTTCTTCATGTATGTTAGTGTTTCAAGGCTGCAactatttttacaaaaaaaataagACTAAGTGCTAGGGAGATTTGTTAGCTTGTTAGTAGGAGTagcaatttgaatttattttgtaTATAAGGGCTGCTTTGTTTATCAATTAAATCATCCCTTCATTCATATTTTGTTCTATGCTTCAATTAGTTCTTTGCTAAACCAACAATGGTATCAAGAGCTATTTTTCTTGAGAGACCTGTGAAAAAAGTTTTGTGAAAGTTTTGAGAGAAAATTTAATGGAATCGGGATCGAGTAACCTGTCCATCTTAACCCCacttgtgtttgatggagagaatTATCAAGCATGGCTACATGGAGGGTTGTGATTATTAGGAAGCTATCGAGGAAGACTATAAGGTGGCTCCACTTCCCAACAATCCATGAACCAGATCAAAATGCACAAGGAGAGAAAAACTAGGAAGGCTAAGGCAAAGTCTTGTCTTTATGCTTCAGTTTCACAAGCCATATTTAATAGAATTATGGCTTTTGGATCAGCGAAGGAGATATGGGACTACCTCAAGGCTGAGTATCAAGGAGATGAGAGGATCAAGAGCATGAAGTTGTTGAACTTGATCAGAGAATTCAATAGGCTACAAATGAAGGAGTCTGAATCAATCTAAGAATACTCGAACAAGCTGATAGATATTGCCAACAGGGTAAGAGCTCTTGGGACTGATCTCTCTGATTCTAGACTAGTGCAAAAAATACTTGTCTCTGTGCCTGAGAAATATGAAGCAACTATTGCCTCTTTTGAGAACACTAAGAACTTGAATCAGTTGAGAGTAATGGAGCTAATCAGTGCTTTACAGGCACAAGAGCAGAGGAGACTAATGAAGCAGGAAGGAAGCATAGAAGGAGCTTTGAAGACTAAGATGCAACAGAGtgaaagaagaaaggatcaaaaGTGGAATGGAAAGAAGAGTGGTGGCGGTAGTGGTTCAAAAACTGCTGCAAAAGGTAATGGTACTGGAAATTCTCACAATTATTCTT harbors:
- the LOC108486238 gene encoding probable LRR receptor-like serine/threonine-protein kinase RFK1 isoform X1; translated protein: MVTRKLFVFWIIAVGCFSLLRYSESKVPEEEVDALEEITTAMGSTYWKFIGDSCEIEMVGVTLVPPKNSEHEISCECEADGTVCHVVRIAIKGYNLPGILPPQLVKLPYLREIDFAYNYLNGTIPIEWASMKLTSISLLVNRLSGEIPKYLGNITALTYLSLEANQFSGPVPPELGNLVNLTTLMLSSNQLTGNLPVTFSLLKNLTDLRINDNNFNGTIPGFIQNWEQLSRLEMHASGLKGPIPVNLSPLRNLLVLRISDINGPSQDFPVLRDMKGLVTLVLRSCNISGEIPDYVWAMKNLEMLDLSFNKLVGKIPTRISADHLRFVFLSGNMLSGDVPDSILKQGSSIDLSYNNFEWQGPEKPVCQENMNLNLNLFRSSSSRNNLRGALPCKKDFTCPQYSNCLHVNCGGKGTRIKEHKTNILYEGDGDVEGGAAKYYIKEDSYWGFSSTGDFMDDNDFQNTRYTVSKPLSNISELYTTARRAPISLTYFHYCLENGNYTITFNFAELQFTPDEAYNSLGRRIFDIYVQEKLVWKDFNIESEAKGSLKPLVKQISNVSVTTNFLEIRFFWDGKGTTRIPQRSAYGPLVSAISVISDSKPCSKRKNNGSSYAIVVGVLGSCLVLFTLGILWWKGHLLVKYWWKEDTKEDSSLGNFTLKQIKVATDDFDPANKIGEGGFGPVFKGQLSDGTRIAVKQLSSKSRQGNCEFLNEIGMISCLQHPNLVKLHGFCVEGDQLLLVYEYMENNSLARALFGSENNQLELDWPTRLRICIGIAKGLAFLHEESRLKIVHRDIKATNVLLDSDLNPKISDFGLARLDEEEKTHITTRVAGTIGYMAPEYALWGHLTHKADVYSFGVLTMELVSGKNTNNFMPSEKFVCLLDWACHLQQSGNFIALLDERLRSEVKKEEVQLMVKVALFCTNASASLRPTMSEVVNMLEGRMRVPDSIPEPSSFTEALRFKAMRDLQQQKEDHSSSRSQTQNSTSVHSFYSSSTSNNSNEIKPDSGFCQ
- the LOC108486238 gene encoding probable LRR receptor-like serine/threonine-protein kinase RFK1 isoform X2, giving the protein MLIQLRCFCSFLHSYILLRCLWNYECLLVDALEEITTAMGSTYWKFIGDSCEIEMVGVTLVPPKNSEHEISCECEADGTVCHVVRIAIKGYNLPGILPPQLVKLPYLREIDFAYNYLNGTIPIEWASMKLTSISLLVNRLSGEIPKYLGNITALTYLSLEANQFSGPVPPELGNLVNLTTLMLSSNQLTGNLPVTFSLLKNLTDLRINDNNFNGTIPGFIQNWEQLSRLEMHASGLKGPIPVNLSPLRNLLVLRISDINGPSQDFPVLRDMKGLVTLVLRSCNISGEIPDYVWAMKNLEMLDLSFNKLVGKIPTRISADHLRFVFLSGNMLSGDVPDSILKQGSSIDLSYNNFEWQGPEKPVCQENMNLNLNLFRSSSSRNNLRGALPCKKDFTCPQYSNCLHVNCGGKGTRIKEHKTNILYEGDGDVEGGAAKYYIKEDSYWGFSSTGDFMDDNDFQNTRYTVSKPLSNISELYTTARRAPISLTYFHYCLENGNYTITFNFAELQFTPDEAYNSLGRRIFDIYVQEKLVWKDFNIESEAKGSLKPLVKQISNVSVTTNFLEIRFFWDGKGTTRIPQRSAYGPLVSAISVISDSKPCSKRKNNGSSYAIVVGVLGSCLVLFTLGILWWKGHLLVKYWWKEDTKEDSSLGNFTLKQIKVATDDFDPANKIGEGGFGPVFKGQLSDGTRIAVKQLSSKSRQGNCEFLNEIGMISCLQHPNLVKLHGFCVEGDQLLLVYEYMENNSLARALFGSENNQLELDWPTRLRICIGIAKGLAFLHEESRLKIVHRDIKATNVLLDSDLNPKISDFGLARLDEEEKTHITTRVAGTIGYMAPEYALWGHLTHKADVYSFGVLTMELVSGKNTNNFMPSEKFVCLLDWACHLQQSGNFIALLDERLRSEVKKEEVQLMVKVALFCTNASASLRPTMSEVVNMLEGRMRVPDSIPEPSSFTEALRFKAMRDLQQQKEDHSSSRSQTQNSTSVHSFYSSSTSNNSNEIKPDSGFCQ
- the LOC108486238 gene encoding probable LRR receptor-like serine/threonine-protein kinase RFK1 isoform X3 — encoded protein: MVTRKLFVFWIIAVGCFSLLRYSESKVPEEEVDALEEITTAMGSTYWKFIGDSCEIEMVGVTLVPPKNSEHEISCECEADGTVCHVVRIAIKGYNLPGILPPQLVKLPYLREIDFAYNYLNGTIPIEWASMKLTSISLLVNRLSGEIPKYLGNITALTYLSLEANQFSGPVPPELGNLVNLTTLMLSSNQLTGNLPVTFSLLKNLTDLRINDNNFNGTIPGFIQNWEQLSRLEMHASGLKGPIPVNLSPLRNLLVLRISDINGPSQDFPVLRDMKGLVTLVLRSCNISGEIPDYVWAMKNLEMLDLSFNKLVGKIPTRISADHLRFVFLSGNMLSGDVPDSILKQGSSIDLSYNNFEWQGPEKPVCQENMNLNLNLFRSSSSRNNLRGALPCKKDFTCPQYSNCLHVNCGGKGTRIKEHKTNILYEGDGDVEGGAAKYYIKEDSYWGFSSTGDFMDDNDFQNTRYTVSKPLSNISELYTTARRAPISLTYFHYCLENGNYTITFNFAELQFTPDEAYNSLGRRIFDIYVQEKLVWKDFNIESEAKGSLKPLVKQISNVSVTTNFLEIRFFWDGKGTTRIPQRSAYGPLVSAISVISDSKPCSKRKNNGSSYAIVVGVLGSCLVLFTLGILWWKGHLLVKYWWKEDTKEDSSLGNFTLKQIKVATDDFDPANKIGEGGFGPVFKGQLSDGTRIAVKQLSSKSRQGNCEFLNEIGMISCLQHPNLVKLHGFCVEGDQLLLVYEYMENNSLARALFGSENNQLELDWPTRLRICIGIAKGLAFLHEESRLKIVHRDIKATNVLLDSDLNPKISDFGLARLDEEEKTHITTRVAGTM